The Pseudomonas solani genome segment ACAGCCCGGCGACGCTGAGAAACAGGATCGAGGCGATGGCCGAAACCACCATGAACAGTGCGTTGAGGATGTTGTTGGCGGCGATCACCCGAGCCCGCTCGTTCTCCGCGGTGCGCGACTGGATCAGCGCATACAGCGGCACGATGTAGAAGCCGCCGAACAGGCCGATGCCGAAGATGTCGGCAAGGATCAGCCAGGCCTGGGGCACGCTGATCACCGCCAGCCAGTCATGGGGCGCAGTGCCTTGGGGGAAGCCGCCCGAGTGCCACCAGAGCAGGATGCCGAAGACGGTCAGGCCGATGGAGCCGAAGGGCACCAGGCCCACTTCCACCTTGCCGCCGGAGAGGCGCTCGCAGAGCATCGAACCCATGGCGATGCCCACCGAGAACACGGTGAGGATCAGGGTCACCACGCTCTCGTCACCGAACAGCAGGTCCTTCGAGTAGGCGGGAATCTGCGTCAGGTACACCGCACCGAGGAACCAGAACCAGGAGTTGCCCACCAGCGAGCGCGACACCGAAGGACGCTGGCCGAGGCCCAGCTGCAGGATGCGCCAGGACTGGCTGAAGATGTTCCAGTCGAGCTTCAGCTCCGGCATCGCCGCCGCAGCGCGGGGGATGCCGCGGCTGGCCAGGTAGCCGAGGGAAGCGGTGATCAGGATGGCGGCGGCGACTATGGGCTCGTAGCGCTCGGCGGACATCATGATCCCGGCGCCGATGGTGCCGGCGAGGATGGCCAGGAAGGTGCCCATCTCCACCAGGGCGTTGCCGCCCACCAGCTCGTTCTCACGCAATGCCTGGGGCAGGATCGAGTACTTCACCGGGCCGAACAGCGCCGAATGGGTGCCCATGGCGAACAGCGCCGCCAGCAGCAACCAGAGGTTGTCGAGGTAAAAGCCCAGGGCGCCCACCGCCATGATCCCCACCTCGGCTGCCTTGATCGCACGGATCAGCGAGTCCTTGGCGAACTTCTCGCCGAACTGCCCGCCGAGGGCGGAGAAGAGGAAGAACGGCAGGATGAACAGCAGGGCGCACAGGTTGACGTAGACCGTCTTGTCACCAGAGATCGCCAGCTTGTAGAGGATGGCGAGGATCAGCGACTGCTTGAAGATGTTGTCGTTGAAGGCGCCGAGCAGCTGGGTCACGAAGAACGGCAGGAAACGTCGCTTGCCCAGCAGGGCGAATTGCGAATGTTGGCTCATCTTCCTTGGTACCTGGGTAATGGCTGGGGTAAAGCCGGTGCACGAAGCACGTCGCTGATTTGACAGCAACTGGCCAGCTCCAGGCCACACCTTGAGACGAAAAATGCCGAATCCCCACATAAAAAGGGCGCCTTTCACGGCGCCCTCTTCCCTCAGATGGGCAACTGCCCCAGCCCCCAGCGCAGGGCGAAGAACAGCAGCAGGCCGCCGAGGATGGTCGCCAGCAGGTGGCGGGTGACCGCGGCGATGAGGATGCAGCCCAGCCCTCCCAGCAGGTAGGCATTATCCAGTGCCAGCGCGGCGTGGACGCCATCGGGCATCACCATGCCCGGCACCACGATGGCGGTGAGTACGGCCGTGGGCACGTAGTGCAGGCCCTGGCGCACCACGGGCGGGAAGCGCAGGTCGGGCCAGGCGAACAGGCTGTAGCGGATCGAGAAGGTGATCGCGGTCATGCCGAGGATCAGCAGCCAGGTTTCCATCAGAGCACCTCCTCCAGTTGGCCGAGCCGATAGCGGCGCTCCAGCACGATGCCGACGACGATGCCGCTCAGGGCCGCCGCCATCAGCCCCAGCTTGTAGGGCAACCCGTGGCACAGCAGCGCCACTGCACCGGCCACCAGCGCCGCCGCCACCTGCGGGCGGTTGCGCAGCATGGGCACGACGATCCCGATGAAGGTCGCCAGCATGGCGAAGTCCAGCCCCCAGGCGGCGAGATTGGGCACGGCCTGGCCGAAGACCACGCCGACCAGGGTGCACAGCTGCCAGTTGAGGTACATGGCCAGCGCCGCGCCGAGGAAATACCAGTGCTTGTGCGGCGAGGCGTCCGTCTCCGCGTAGCGGTGCTGCACCACGGCGAAGGCCTCATCGGTGAGCCAGAAGGCCAGGGGCATGCGCCAGCGCTTGGGCAGGTGGCTGACGAAGGGCTGCAGGCTGGCGCTGTACAGGGCGTGGCGCAGGTTGACCACCAGCGTGGTGAGCAGCACCACCGCGATGCCCGCGCCACCACCGAGCAGGGTGATGGCGATGAACTGGGCGGAGCCGGCGAACACCAGCAACGACATGCCGAGGGTCTGCCAGGCACTGAGCCCGGCCCCGGCGGCGAGGGTGCCGAAGATGATGCCGAAAGGCACGGCGCCGATGAGCATCGGCACCATATCGCGCCAGGCGCGGAGGAATTCGGTTGAGCGGGACATGGGTTCTCCTTGTCCGCGCAGCTTAGAAGAGGCGTTTCAGTGAGTCTTGAACGATCTTGCGCAGGCGCTGCGGTATTCGCCCGGCGCCACGCCATAGGCCTGCTTGAACTGCCGGCTCAAATGGCTCTGGTCGGCGAAGCCCAATTGCATGGCCACCGACAGCGGCGCGCAGCCCTCGCGCAGCAATGCCCGCGCCTGCTCCAGGCGACGCTGCTTGAGCCAGGAATGTGGCGGCAACCCGGTGGCCCGGCGGAACACCCGGGCGAAGTGGAAGGGCGAGAGCCCCACCGCTGCGGCCAGTTCCTCCAGGGACGGCGGTTCGGCCAGGCGCGAAGCCAACAGCTCGCGGGCAAGGGTCACCGCCTGGGGCTCATGCCCGGCGGCACGGGGCGTGCCGATGCGTGCGTAGCGTTGAAACAGCAGCAGCACCGCTTCGCGCCAGGCCATCTGCTGCTCCAGCGCCGTGGCGCCCTGCTCCAGCAAACGGTGCAGGGCGAGGAAGCGGTTGGTCACCTCGGGGTCGTGCAGCACGCTGTCAGCAAAGGTGGGCAGGCCGCCCGTGGAGATATCCAGCTCCTCCAGCACCTCGGTCACCCGCTGCAGGTCGGGGTAGAAACCGCGATAGCGCCAGCCTTCCTCGTGGGCCTTGGAGCCGGTGTGGAGTTCGTCGGGGTTGATCAGCACCATGCTGCCCTGCTCCGCCAGGTGGTCGCTGCCACGATGACGGAAACGCTGGGCGCCGGACTCGATCACGGTGAAGACATAGCCCTCGTGCACATGGGGCGCGAAGCGCTGCTCGATGTAGCGCGCATGCAGCAACTCGACACCGCCGAGCTCGCTGGCCTGCCAGAAATGCGTCTGTTCGCCGCCGATGCCACTCATGTTCAGTTGCCGAAGGAAGCTTCCAGGGCCTTCTTCACCGCCGGCCATTCACGGTCGGTGATGCTGTAGAGCACGCTGTCGTCGAGGCGCCCATCGGCCAGGCGGCGGTTGTTGCGCAGCACCCCTTCGCGCTGTGCACCGAGCTTCTCGATGGCCTTCTGCGAGCGCAGGTTGCTGCCCGCGGTCTTCAGTTGCACACGCACCACCTGCCACTCCTCGAAGGCGTGGCGCAGCATCAGGTATTTGATCGAAGCATTGAGGCCACTGGCATGCTCGCTGCGGGCCAGCCAGGTCCAGCCGATCTCCACCGCCGGCAGGGCAGGCATGAAATCCGCGAAACGGCTGGTGCCCACCAGGCGGTCGCCCAGGCGGATGGCGAACACCACGGCCAGGCCTTCGCGCTGCTGGGCCAGGCCCT includes the following:
- a CDS encoding AzlC family ABC transporter permease, yielding MSRSTEFLRAWRDMVPMLIGAVPFGIIFGTLAAGAGLSAWQTLGMSLLVFAGSAQFIAITLLGGGAGIAVVLLTTLVVNLRHALYSASLQPFVSHLPKRWRMPLAFWLTDEAFAVVQHRYAETDASPHKHWYFLGAALAMYLNWQLCTLVGVVFGQAVPNLAAWGLDFAMLATFIGIVVPMLRNRPQVAAALVAGAVALLCHGLPYKLGLMAAALSGIVVGIVLERRYRLGQLEEVL
- a CDS encoding MFS transporter, giving the protein MSQHSQFALLGKRRFLPFFVTQLLGAFNDNIFKQSLILAILYKLAISGDKTVYVNLCALLFILPFFLFSALGGQFGEKFAKDSLIRAIKAAEVGIMAVGALGFYLDNLWLLLAALFAMGTHSALFGPVKYSILPQALRENELVGGNALVEMGTFLAILAGTIGAGIMMSAERYEPIVAAAILITASLGYLASRGIPRAAAAMPELKLDWNIFSQSWRILQLGLGQRPSVSRSLVGNSWFWFLGAVYLTQIPAYSKDLLFGDESVVTLILTVFSVGIAMGSMLCERLSGGKVEVGLVPFGSIGLTVFGILLWWHSGGFPQGTAPHDWLAVISVPQAWLILADIFGIGLFGGFYIVPLYALIQSRTAENERARVIAANNILNALFMVVSAIASILFLSVAGLSIPQLFLVVSLMNIAVNSYIFKIVPEFSMRFLIWLLGHSMYRVEHKGLEAIPDEGAALLVCNHVSFVDALLIGGAVRRPVRFVMYYKIYNLPVLNFIFRTAGTVPIAGRNEDLLVYDRAFKKISEYLRAGEVVCIFPEGKLTTDGEMNEFKNGVERILEENPVQVIPMALQGLWGSFFSRDPGKGLFKRFWSRINLVAGQPLAPEGVDRLSLQASVAALRGDQR
- a CDS encoding AraC family transcriptional regulator, with translation MSGIGGEQTHFWQASELGGVELLHARYIEQRFAPHVHEGYVFTVIESGAQRFRHRGSDHLAEQGSMVLINPDELHTGSKAHEEGWRYRGFYPDLQRVTEVLEELDISTGGLPTFADSVLHDPEVTNRFLALHRLLEQGATALEQQMAWREAVLLLFQRYARIGTPRAAGHEPQAVTLARELLASRLAEPPSLEELAAAVGLSPFHFARVFRRATGLPPHSWLKQRRLEQARALLREGCAPLSVAMQLGFADQSHLSRQFKQAYGVAPGEYRSACARSFKTH
- a CDS encoding GNAT family N-acetyltransferase, with the translated sequence MFNPQPVILQRGALRLEPLTEADITELSALAEANRDELVYMSGPLRPDWYRQGLAQQREGLAVVFAIRLGDRLVGTSRFADFMPALPAVEIGWTWLARSEHASGLNASIKYLMLRHAFEEWQVVRVQLKTAGSNLRSQKAIEKLGAQREGVLRNNRRLADGRLDDSVLYSITDREWPAVKKALEASFGN
- a CDS encoding AzlD domain-containing protein — its product is METWLLILGMTAITFSIRYSLFAWPDLRFPPVVRQGLHYVPTAVLTAIVVPGMVMPDGVHAALALDNAYLLGGLGCILIAAVTRHLLATILGGLLLFFALRWGLGQLPI